Below is a window of Flavobacterium sp. CFS9 DNA.
CTGATTTTTCTGATTCCGGCTGTCACCATGAGAAGTTTTTCTGATGAAAAAAAACAGGGAACACTGGAATTACTATTAACCAAACCTTTATCGATCTGGGAAATTGTTAACGGAAAATTTCTGGGCTCTTTCTTATTAATTGTTTTAGCCATCGTTCCAACACTTATCTATGTGAAAGTCATTTCAAATTTAGGTGCTCCGGAAGGAAATATCGATATGGGAAGTACTATCGGTTCTTATTTTGGACTATTATTTTTGATTGCTGCTTACTCCGCAATCGGGATCTTTACTTCTACCCTGTCCGAAAATCAGATTGTGGCTTTTATCATAGCCGTTTTTCTGTGCTTTATTCTTTATTTTGGTTTTGAAGGACTCGCATCACTGATTCCGGGATCTTTTTCTGCTATTGTTTCTGTCTTTGGAATGCAGGATCATTTTAAGAGTATGAGCCGCGGTGTAATCGATACTCGTGATGTAATTTATTTCTTAAGCATCACTGTATTGTTTCTCTCGTTTACTGTTTATCAATTAAAATCATTTAAAGCGTAATGAAGTCATCTACTCAACAAAATATTAAGACATTAGGCATCACCGTTTTTGTTTTAATCGCTTTAAATGTATTGGGAAGCTTGTTTTTTCACCGATTCGATTTAACCAAAGACAAACGATATACTTTATCTGAAACTTCTCTACAAATCGTAAAACAGGTAAAGAATCCCCTATCAATTAAAATTTATATGCAGGGAGAGCTTCCGGCTGACTTTAGACGTCTTCAGCAGGAAACCCGCCAGTTACTGGAAGAATTTCAGGCCTACAACAGCAATATTGTTTTTGAATTCGTTAATCCACTGGAAAACGAAGACGAAAGCATGGACGTTATTAAATCCTTGTATCAAAAAGGTCTTACACCAATAAACATTACGGTTGACGATAAAGGAAAACAATCCCAGGCAATGGTATTTCCATGGGCTGTTGCGGTTTACAACAATAAAGAAGTTAATATTCCATTGTTGAAAAACATCATGGGAGCTTCAACCACACAAAAAGTAATCGGATCGATTCAGCATTTAGAATACTCGATTGCAGATGCGATCAATAAAATCAGCAGAGACAGACAGAAAAAGGTAGCTATTATAAAAGGAAATGGAGAGTTGAACGAAATTCACATTGCCAAAATGCTACAGCAAATTCGCGAAAGCTATTATATTGGTCCGTTTACATTAGATTCTGTAGCCCAAAATCCAACGGGGACTTTGGCGGCACTTAAAAAATACGATTTAGCCATCATCTCAAAGCCAACCGAAACTTTCTCGGATGAGGAAAAACAGGTTTTAGATCAATTCATCATGAACGGAGGCAAAACTTTATGGCTAATTGATCAGGTTGCCGCTGATATGGACAGCTTGTACAATCAGGCGGGAGCAACTCTGGCTTATCCGAGAGACCTGAACCTTAACGATATGTTTTTCAAATACGGAATCCGAATCAATCCTGATCTGATCAAAGACGAACAAGGAAGCCCGCTAAAACTGGCTACCGGCGAGCAAGGAAGCGCCACACAATACCAGGATTTCATATGGAAATACGCTCCTCTGGTACAGCCAGGCAGTCAACATCCAATCGTTAAAAATCTGGGAGGAATCAAATTTGATTTCGCCAGCCCGATTGATACTTTAAAAAACGGAATTAAAAAAACAGTTTTACTGCAATCGTCTCCTTATTCAAAAGCAATCGGAACTCCTGCTCCTATTACTTTAAATAGTGTAACTGAAAAAACGACGCCACAGGATTATCCAAACAAAGGAAATGTTCCGCTTTCGGTTCTACTAGAAGGATCCTTCCACTCCGCTTTTGAAAATCGTGTTTTACCTTTTAAAGAAGATTCGTTCTTAGCAAAAGGAAAACCAAACAAAATGATCGTGATCGCTGATGGAGATCTTGCCAGAAATCAACTGGACAAAAATATGATGCCGGTTGAACTGGGCTACGATCAGCGTACCGGAAACCTCTACGACAACAAAGATTTTATGATGAACTGTATTAATTATTTGCTGGATGATACAGGACTTATTAACATTAGAAGTAAAGATGTCAGCCTGCCTTTATTAGACAAAGAGAAAGTTTATGAAAATTACACCCTCACG
It encodes the following:
- the gldF gene encoding gliding motility-associated ABC transporter permease subunit GldF — protein: MKSIILREIKSFFGSPIGYLVIAIFLISNGLFLWVFEGDYNILNTGYADLTPFFTLAPWILIFLIPAVTMRSFSDEKKQGTLELLLTKPLSIWEIVNGKFLGSFLLIVLAIVPTLIYVKVISNLGAPEGNIDMGSTIGSYFGLLFLIAAYSAIGIFTSTLSENQIVAFIIAVFLCFILYFGFEGLASLIPGSFSAIVSVFGMQDHFKSMSRGVIDTRDVIYFLSITVLFLSFTVYQLKSFKA
- the gldG gene encoding gliding motility-associated ABC transporter substrate-binding protein GldG, giving the protein MKSSTQQNIKTLGITVFVLIALNVLGSLFFHRFDLTKDKRYTLSETSLQIVKQVKNPLSIKIYMQGELPADFRRLQQETRQLLEEFQAYNSNIVFEFVNPLENEDESMDVIKSLYQKGLTPINITVDDKGKQSQAMVFPWAVAVYNNKEVNIPLLKNIMGASTTQKVIGSIQHLEYSIADAINKISRDRQKKVAIIKGNGELNEIHIAKMLQQIRESYYIGPFTLDSVAQNPTGTLAALKKYDLAIISKPTETFSDEEKQVLDQFIMNGGKTLWLIDQVAADMDSLYNQAGATLAYPRDLNLNDMFFKYGIRINPDLIKDEQGSPLKLATGEQGSATQYQDFIWKYAPLVQPGSQHPIVKNLGGIKFDFASPIDTLKNGIKKTVLLQSSPYSKAIGTPAPITLNSVTEKTTPQDYPNKGNVPLSVLLEGSFHSAFENRVLPFKEDSFLAKGKPNKMIVIADGDLARNQLDKNMMPVELGYDQRTGNLYDNKDFMMNCINYLLDDTGLINIRSKDVSLPLLDKEKVYENYTLTQFITIGLPILILLIFGLAFTYLRKRKYSK